In Suncus etruscus isolate mSunEtr1 chromosome 2, mSunEtr1.pri.cur, whole genome shotgun sequence, the genomic stretch CAAAGATTTTAACCAAGTtgacaaggcaagtatcctacctagTGTTCTATCTCCTATGTCTCAGTAAtaatttttctgacttatttcacttgcaTAGTGCTTCAAGGTCAATTTATATTATGACAAACAGCATAGTTCCTTCTTTTTCAGAGATGAGTAATATTCCACTGAATGTGTTTTGTTGGATTAACCAGTTTCTATCCTATTTGGAATAAGCTTGTcactcattggatggaagcaACTTTGATTGAAGCACCTTTTATATTGGTGCCTTTAGACCACCTGTTCTCTGGTTGTAGTCTTTGAGTTCCTAATAAAGCCCATAGTCTCAGGGAGAAGCTTCTTGCAGTTTTGAGATTTCACTGCAAGTATTCTTGCTCACTAGCCCTAAAACCAGCAAGCAGAAAGTGCAGTAgtggaaaaatgaaaatacaatagttatattgtcttttttttataaatatgaagtaaaactaCACTATGATACATTTCTTGAATTTTCCTGATGATGATAGAACATCTATTCATGAATTTGTTggccctttatttcttctttggaaaacatctctttggtttctctttctatttttattttgttttttgggtcacacatggtgatgctcaggggttacccttgctatgcactcagaaatcgctcctggcatggggaccatatgggatgcggtggaggggattgaaccacacctGTCTTAGGTCAgtcccatgaaaggcaaacgccctactgcttgtggcaCCACTTCGACCCCTCTCTATTTTAAACCATATTGTTTTTGCTGTTAAGTGTgttatttatatacttaaagtgttaactttttattttaatgaaaatgtttttgtgtGATGTTTTAAAAACATTCCAATCTAggcagtaagaaaagaaaaataaataaaaatattactgggACTGGAGAAACAGTATTTTTTTCCTACCCCAATGTTGtctcatccccccattcttcccaggtaacttgatcttacctgcaagaccccaccattcctgggaggagtcttggaaaggttagataaggctttgaccagagaggattaaggctttttggtctttggccaggatggagaggaattggcatttacctggatggagaactatggctgagggagaagtgagaatgcagggctgaatgcataaatggttagcagccacatctgttggccagggcaataaagatgttatctctctggaagcctgcctgtgagtgagttcaatacccatcactttcctggacccagacccaccagttaatgggggatggagccaccgtggccagggcctaagaacaaagacccccatccaccatccaaggacATCTTAAGGGCTGTTTTGCAACACCCCAAGACACGTGAAAGTGGAGAAACAGTATTGAATTAAGGAACTTACCTTGTATATAGTAGACTACAGTTAGATTCCTGGTAGTCCATATGTACTCTTTTatctaggagtgaccctgagcactacctggtctACTAATATAACCTtccccaaataaattaatttaaaaatataagagcaATAAATGTTGGAACCAGGGATACACTCTCACTTAAAAATCACATGAATAAATCAGAAGAGTACATaaattatattgttatttatttaaatttaaggaCCATACTTCCCTTTTATCGATGATGATGTTCCAATTATTGGAAATCTCATCCATCTACTTAAGTAATTAAATCATTACATCATTTTCTCCTTTAGGTCTTTCAGAATCACATACAAGAATCttgaattcaataaatatttttagtagatgccattttttctttgttttgtttagtttttgttacacctggcagtgctcagggtttattcatggtTCTACTCTTCTCCCTGctgagggatcattcttggcagtttcTGGGGACCCCAAGTTGTGCAAAGGATCAAACTTAGGCCAACCACATTGACAAATACCCTAACCATTGTGCAATCTGCTCAGCCCACAaatttttgggggttgtttttatttgatcatttgtttCTGGACACAGCCAGTAgcattcaggggatactcctagctctgctctcagaaattactcctgacatgctAAGGGAGCAaacgggatgctggagatcaaacccaggtttgctgcatgcaagacaaatgccctaccaactgtgctattgctccatccctaaCACAAGCTTAACTTTTGCTTATGATTGTTATTTTGggatttaaagatatttaaaaactaaGATAAATATCTTCATCTGTGGCATTCAAATGGAAGCATAGAAGATGACTCCAAAGCAGACAGGACTAAATAGGATTCAGTAtctaaaagctataaaaaatgaaaatgtatagggatggagagataatccAGAGATTAAAACATGTGCTCTTTATGCAGACAACAataattcaatccctggtatcacatatgatccctgacactgagccaggaataaactagcatagtcaggtgtggtgCTAAAAAAAGCAAAACTGCTAATGTGCCCATCAATTTATGCAGTACATCATGAAATATGTTAAGTATAAGATACTAACTTTCCGAGTTAAAACTGATTTCCATTGTTGATTATCACTGGCATAACATtccttattaaatttaaattgttaatGCTTATACATTCCAATAGGAGAAATTACTTTTTAAGTCAATGAATATTCTCTGTGACAATCATTTCATGCCTTAAAATTTAATTGGTAACCATTGCTGTGTTTGATTATGCTTAGAAAACAAAActgatttttaagtaaaaagatTAGATTAAATGTATTtgtaagagaaattttaaaagagaaagaaaatttcagcatacattccaaaatatgtatgtggATTTGAACATAAATAATTGCTCGCAAAATCCCTATCTCTCTGTAATAAAACATTAAgttactaaatttttaaaataagatcacATTGAAGAAACAAGATCTCTTGAATGGAACAGAATAGGCTTTCTACTGTATTTGTTGAAAACCCATACATCGGTTTTTCAGTTTTCTCATAGctgttttcatttccttatttctCAATGTGTAGATAAGGGGGTTTAAGAGTGGAGTAAAAATGGTGTAAAACACTGAAAGGAGCTTATCCACAGAGAAACGACTGAAAGGCCACACATAAATGAAAATACAGGGTCCAAAAAAGAGTGTGACTACCATGATATGTGCAGAGCAAGTAGAGAGTGCTTTGGAGACACCACCAGCAGCATTCTTTCGGACAGTGGTGAGAATAACAGTGTAAGAGAccatgagaaaaacaaaacagctcaTGGAAAGCAACCCACTATCTGAAATCATAAGTATGCCCAATACATAGGTGTCCATGCAGGCAAGCTTAATCACAAGAGGAAGATCACAGAAGAAGCTGTTCACCTCATTGGGGCCACAGTAAGGTAAATTTACAGTAAATGCTATTTGACTGATGGAGTGAACAAATCCAATCAACCATGATACCAACACAAGTCCAATGCAAGTCTTCCAGCTCATCATGGTCATATAATGCAAGGGTTTGCATATGGCCACATATCTATCATATGCCATAGAAACTAGAAGTACCATTTCTGCCCCACCAACAAAGTGTAAAAAGAAGATCTGAGCCATGCATCCTCCAAAAGAAATGAGCTTCCTATCACTTAGAAAGTCTCTGATCATTTTTGGGGTGGCAAACGAGGCCAACCAGATGTCCAGGAAAGACAGATTTCCCAAAAGGAAGTACATAGGAGAGGAATGCAAGTAGGgatcagaaattacagtgactACAATGATGAGGTTACCTAGTACAATGGACACATAAATTCCAGAAAAGAATATGAAGAGAAAATTTTGAAGAGGCTGTGAAGTACAGAGTCCTTGTAATACAAATTCTGACACCAAGGTATAATTTTTCAGGTCCATTATCTTAGGTTTCAGATTtagtctgaaaaataaaaaaaaaatatgcttgaAAGTACCTGCAAACTGAAAGCACAAGAAATGGTCAAATATTATtagaaagtagttttttttttaatttgcaaataataatttaaaaggttGAGAATATGTGCCCCAGTGGTTTTGTTCCTGGAACTACTTGGTTCCATAAGCATTGTAGTGTACAGATTCTGGAGATCCTCCAGCACATTGGGTGTGGGCCTGAAGGCATCCAAGCTTCCTGAAGTTCATCCAAGTATCCCTAGATCCATAGGACATACACAAACAGCTTCACGTACTTTAACTTTTGCTTTGAATCTCTGCCTTTGCTGACTGGGAATAAAATGTAGGTTTCtagaactcctgagcattacttgggGGCTCAACCCTCCAAAAAAATGATCATccaaaatatattatgttttacCTTAAAAAACAGCTTTTaccaatatgtatatttatttaccttttccaGGTAAACAGGTACACTTGGACATTTTGAGTAATTTCAGTGTAGTTGGGAGTTgtgaaatgtttttctctttaccatagattttttacaagaaatatataaagttaatttAGTATGGCATATAAACCATAATTTCTAACTatagaaattaaatgtgaaattttTTTAGTAGTACTATTTCATCACCTGCGTCAGTGTTATAGAACAATGGAAAATTGCTTTAAGGAAAATAATGgaaattgttttattgtttttacataTACAGATTTATATGTAGATACATAGACTAGCTTTCAATATTAACCCattattaatattgtttaataatttttagtgAATTGCATTATTGGGCTATATGGGTATCATAAAATGCTATTTGTTATAGTCTCCAGTAataatctcagaaaaaaaaatctatccaacCAGTATCAGAGTTACATTGTTTTAATCTAAGATGTTAGTATATGCCAAAtgaaaaaatagcttttatttgcAGGTCATGAAATTTTTACATCACACTTAATGTTATCTTCAGTATTGCATTGTATAAGGTATTCTATCAAGTGTACATAATGTAAAATACGTTAGCATAAAATTCACCTAACTACTATAAATTTCAATTAATCTTTAGTAAGTTTACTGGGTGGCATGATGAGCTTTAAAATGCTGACTTTGAATGATGACACAAATATTTACATAGAAGACTCCACCAAAATATGTAAGAAGCAGTAATCTAAAGTGATAGGTTGTCaagttataaaatgaatatataaaatatgttgcaCTTCTATATGAAAACAATGATTCAGAAGAAAAAGTTTTAACCCATTTAAAATTGCATAAAACAGTGACACACCTAAAATTAATGTAATAAACATCATATGAGAGCTATAAGCCattaattaaaagaaacagaagatacaagaaaattaaaaatagcccATGCTTATAGAGTAGAAGCAATAACTTGATAAAATGGCCATGTTAcccaaagaaatatagaaattcaatgaaaactcaataaaaattagaagggCATTCTTGGAGAGTACAGAACAAATACAACTAACATTTGTATAGAAACACATAAATATCAATTGCTAAAACAATCCTAAGACAGGAGGAACCATGTTCCTACTTTAAATTATTCCATAAAGTTATGACAATAAAAACACTGtagtattagaataaaaacacaaatctAGACCAATAGAATGGAATCGAAAGCCTAAAAGTAGTCTCAGTTATATGGACATAAATATGTTAGCTGTAGGCAGAAACAAAATCAGATCATGgcatacacaaaagttaattcaaagtggattaaagacttgtCACATCAAAATTCATAAAACATACcaaagaaaacatgaatataaCCCTCTGATATTCGATTATAAACTATTGtaaccaataaaaataatgtttaaaatgttgGCTGTGGACTCGTCATAATTCCAATTTTTCCCC encodes the following:
- the LOC126001773 gene encoding olfactory receptor 4K14, which produces MDLKNYTLVSEFVLQGLCTSQPLQNFLFIFFSGIYVSIVLGNLIIVVTVISDPYLHSSPMYFLLGNLSFLDIWLASFATPKMIRDFLSDRKLISFGGCMAQIFFLHFVGGAEMVLLVSMAYDRYVAICKPLHYMTMMSWKTCIGLVLVSWLIGFVHSISQIAFTVNLPYCGPNEVNSFFCDLPLVIKLACMDTYVLGILMISDSGLLSMSCFVFLMVSYTVILTTVRKNAAGGVSKALSTCSAHIMVVTLFFGPCIFIYVWPFSRFSVDKLLSVFYTIFTPLLNPLIYTLRNKEMKTAMRKLKNRCMGFQQIQ